The Nomia melanderi isolate GNS246 chromosome 7, iyNomMela1, whole genome shotgun sequence genome includes a window with the following:
- the LOC116424312 gene encoding GEL complex subunit OPTI: MSRSKSEKIGSCGKCELSVWTRAITANSEWPDKEEFLDVIYWARQAIGIIVGIGWGLIPLKGFVALLLFVLVNAGVTYLYFSNFQQIDEEEFGGVWELTKEGFMTSFAGFLVTWIIIYTGLHFD, translated from the exons ATGTCGCGTTCAAAATCAGAGAAGATCGGGAGCTGTGGTAAATGTGAATTAAGCGTTTGGACACGTGCGATAACAGCGAACTCCGAATGGCCGGATAAA GAAGAATTCCTTGATGTTATATATTGGGCCAGGCAAGCGATTGGAATTATAGTCGGTATAGGATGGGGCCTTATACCTTTGAAAGGTTTTGTAGCTCTATTATT ATTTGTACTAGTTAATGCAGGTGTTACGTACCTATACTTTAGTAATTTTCAACAAATAGATGAAGAAGAATTTGGTGGTGTATGGGAATTAACTAAAGAAGGTTTTATGACATCATTTGCTGGATTTTTG GTTACTTGGATCATAATATATACAGGGCTACATTTCGACTGA
- the LOC116424364 gene encoding uncharacterized protein LOC116424364 isoform X1: MRDEVKMDANRLIAEVYKRPALWNQRHISYHNREVTNRVWMEIASIFKLPKPVLKAKWKGLRDTFRAELKKDQVYRKSKFHRNRPVWIHFKSLQFLKEQMLPRPPIWERNNSCQDDDRIPSEGEGDGMLLQNGSSMTNRKADDRGTIPSHLLSINNDNGLKIDSINHIDVKQEPEENFDNLEFQSVSDNLTENEMMLQNISPEQVLMGDHDTGIGLTVDPLEGNRFDDNYYFLMSLLPHIRTLPADRRMLLRMQMQELVYKEVYKKSSESVATP; the protein is encoded by the exons ATGAGGGACGAGGTGAAGATGGATGCGAATCGGCTAATCGCCGAAGTTTATAAGCGGCCAGCGCTTTGGAATCAGAGGCATATCTCTTATCACAATCGCGAGGTGACAAACCGCGTTTGGATGGAGATTGCATCGATATTCAAGTTACCTA AGCCGGTATTAAAAGCAAAGTGGAAAGGTTTACGAGATACCTTTCGAGCAGAACTGAAAAAGGATCAAGTCTATCGGAAAAGTAAATTTCATCGGAACAGACCGGTATGGATTCATTTCAAAAGCTTACAGTTTTTGAAAGAGCAAATGTTACCGCGTCCCCCAATCTGGGAACGAAACAATTCTTGTCAAGATGATGATCGAATACCCAGCGAGGGTGAGGGGGATGGGATGCTGTTGCAAAACGGGTCTTCGATGACGAATAGAAAAGCAGATGATCGAGGTACAATTCCGAGTCACTTACTGTCGATAAATAATGATAACGGATTGAAAATCGACAGTATTAATCACATAGATGTGAAACAAGAGCCCGAGGAGAATTTCGACAATCTCGAGTTCCAAAGTGTCTCCGACAACCTCACGGAGAACGAAATGATGTTACAAAACATTTCACCTGAACAAGTGCTGATGGGTGACCATGACACTGGCATTGGTCTCACGGTAGATCCCTTGGAAGGCAACCGTTTCGATGATAATTACTATTTCCTTATGAGTCTGCTACCCCACATAAGAACATTGCCCGCCGACAGAAGAATGCTGCTTAGGATGCAAATGCAGGAACTAGTTTACAAAGAGGTTTACAAGAAAAGTTCCGAGAGTGTTGCTACAccgtaa
- the Prpk gene encoding TP53 regulating kinase, with protein MDGFELIAQGAEARIYKGVYLGKPTLIKERFPKKYRHVDLDTRLTKDRIKAECRAMVRAKTAGVTTPAIYFVQLERRCIYMEYVENSIVLKNFIDKNISTGANADRYSKFITQGLGMLVARLHSKNIIHGDLTTSNILLKNFSDELSIEKCDATNNFVVIDFGLARVESSLEDKAVDLYVLERSLLSAHSEVPLLFAEIFDTYQKYSANKKQCREVVDKYKEVQARGRKRLMIG; from the exons ATGGACGGTTTCGAATTAATAGCTCAAGGCGCCGAAGCTCGTATTTATAAAGGTGTTTATTTGGGAAAGCCGACTTTAATTAAAGAACGCTTCCCAAAGAAATACAGACATGTAGATTTAGATACTCGGTTAACAAAGGATCGAATAAAGGCTGAATGCCGCGCTATGGTTCGCGCGAAAACCGCTG GAGTTACCACACCGGCAATATATTTCGTACAGTTGGAACGTCGATGCATTTATATGGAGTATGTAGAAAACtcaatagtattaaaaaattttatagataaaaatatctcgacagGGGCAAATGCTGACCGTTATTCAAAATTCATAACGCAAGGATTAGGAATGCTTGTTGCTAGATTACATTCCAAAAACATAATTCACGGTGATTTAACAACGTCGAATATACTTTTGAAGAATTTTAGCGACGAATTGAGTATCGAAAAATGTGATG ctacaaataattttgttgtaataGATTTTGGATTAGCTCGTGTTGAATCAAGCTTAGAAGATAAAGCTGTTGACTTATACGTTCTTGAACGATCGTTGTTAAGCGCTCATTCAGAAGTACCGTTACTATTcgcagaaatattcgacacgtaCCAAAAGTATTCTGCAAACAAAAAACAATGCAGAGAAGTCGTTGATAAGTACAAAGAAGTACAAGCACGGGGACGGAAGCGGTTAATGATCGGATGA
- the LOC116424364 gene encoding uncharacterized protein LOC116424364 isoform X2: MRDEVKMDANRLIAEVYKRPALWNQRHISYHNREVTNRVWMEIASIFKLPKPVLKAKWKGLRDTFRAELKKDQVYRKSKFHRNRPVWIHFKSLQFLKEQMLPRPPIWERNNSCQDDDRIPSEGEGDGMLLQNGSSMTNRKADDRDVKQEPEENFDNLEFQSVSDNLTENEMMLQNISPEQVLMGDHDTGIGLTVDPLEGNRFDDNYYFLMSLLPHIRTLPADRRMLLRMQMQELVYKEVYKKSSESVATP; encoded by the exons ATGAGGGACGAGGTGAAGATGGATGCGAATCGGCTAATCGCCGAAGTTTATAAGCGGCCAGCGCTTTGGAATCAGAGGCATATCTCTTATCACAATCGCGAGGTGACAAACCGCGTTTGGATGGAGATTGCATCGATATTCAAGTTACCTA AGCCGGTATTAAAAGCAAAGTGGAAAGGTTTACGAGATACCTTTCGAGCAGAACTGAAAAAGGATCAAGTCTATCGGAAAAGTAAATTTCATCGGAACAGACCGGTATGGATTCATTTCAAAAGCTTACAGTTTTTGAAAGAGCAAATGTTACCGCGTCCCCCAATCTGGGAACGAAACAATTCTTGTCAAGATGATGATCGAATACCCAGCGAGGGTGAGGGGGATGGGATGCTGTTGCAAAACGGGTCTTCGATGACGAATAGAAAAGCAGATGATCGAG ATGTGAAACAAGAGCCCGAGGAGAATTTCGACAATCTCGAGTTCCAAAGTGTCTCCGACAACCTCACGGAGAACGAAATGATGTTACAAAACATTTCACCTGAACAAGTGCTGATGGGTGACCATGACACTGGCATTGGTCTCACGGTAGATCCCTTGGAAGGCAACCGTTTCGATGATAATTACTATTTCCTTATGAGTCTGCTACCCCACATAAGAACATTGCCCGCCGACAGAAGAATGCTGCTTAGGATGCAAATGCAGGAACTAGTTTACAAAGAGGTTTACAAGAAAAGTTCCGAGAGTGTTGCTACAccgtaa